A region of Lacinutrix sp. Hel_I_90 DNA encodes the following proteins:
- a CDS encoding glucose-1-phosphate adenylyltransferase has protein sequence MINNKVISIILGGGQGSRLYPLTEARSKPAVPIAGKYRLVDIPISNCINSDIKRMFVLTQFNSASLNRHISNTYHFSFFSSGFVDVLAAEQTPENKTWFQGTADAVRQSMHHFKRHDYEYALILSGDQLYNMDFNDMLDKHIASNAAISIATLPVKEKEATSFGILKTNTENVITSFIEKPAKALLPDWTSEVSHEMKAQDRNHLASMGIYIFNKTLLEELMANPNTIDFGKEIIPQSIHKHKVLSYQFEGYWTDIGNIDSFFEANIGLTDDIPKFDLYDIKNRIYTRARILPTSKISGTKLTKTVIAEGCIISAESIERSVIGIRSRIGDDSIISHVYTMGSDHYQSLEDLSDDTKVLIGIGKRCKISHAILDKNCSIGNDVEIKGGKHLEDTETDNYLIKDGIVVIKKGAIIPAGFKIV, from the coding sequence ATGATAAACAACAAGGTCATTTCAATTATTTTAGGAGGCGGACAAGGTTCGCGTTTGTATCCGCTAACCGAAGCACGCTCAAAACCAGCTGTCCCCATTGCTGGAAAATACCGTTTGGTAGATATCCCAATTTCCAACTGTATAAATTCAGACATTAAACGCATGTTTGTGTTAACGCAATTCAATTCGGCATCCTTAAACAGACACATTTCAAACACCTACCATTTTAGTTTTTTTAGCTCTGGCTTTGTAGATGTTTTAGCCGCAGAGCAAACACCAGAAAACAAAACCTGGTTTCAAGGTACCGCTGATGCTGTGAGACAGAGCATGCACCATTTTAAAAGGCATGATTATGAATATGCGCTCATTCTATCGGGTGATCAATTGTACAACATGGATTTTAATGATATGCTCGATAAGCATATAGCGAGCAACGCCGCTATTTCTATAGCGACTTTACCAGTAAAAGAAAAAGAGGCGACCTCCTTTGGTATTTTAAAAACCAATACTGAAAACGTGATTACGTCTTTTATTGAAAAGCCTGCCAAAGCCCTTTTGCCAGATTGGACCTCTGAGGTTAGTCATGAAATGAAAGCCCAAGACCGTAATCATTTAGCTTCGATGGGTATTTATATTTTCAATAAAACCCTTTTAGAAGAGCTTATGGCCAATCCGAATACTATCGATTTTGGAAAAGAAATCATTCCGCAATCCATACATAAACACAAAGTATTAAGTTATCAATTTGAGGGCTATTGGACCGATATTGGAAATATAGATTCATTCTTTGAGGCTAATATTGGTTTAACAGATGACATCCCAAAATTTGACCTTTACGATATAAAAAATCGTATTTATACAAGAGCCAGGATATTGCCCACTTCAAAAATATCTGGAACCAAGTTAACTAAAACGGTCATTGCTGAAGGGTGTATTATAAGCGCAGAAAGCATAGAACGCTCCGTTATAGGTATCCGCTCCAGAATTGGAGACGACAGTATTATTAGCCATGTCTATACTATGGGAAGCGACCATTACCAGAGTCTTGAAGATCTGTCTGATGACACTAAAGTGCTAATAGGTATTGGAAAACGCTGTAAAATTAGCCATGCTATTTTAGACAAAAATTGCAGTATTGGTAACGATGTTGAAATTAAAGGCGGTAAACACCTTGAAGATACTGAAACCGATAATTATTTAATAAAAGACGGTATTGTAGTGATCAAAAAAGGCGCCATAATCCCTGCTGGGTTTAAAATAGTTTAA
- the glgB gene encoding 1,4-alpha-glucan branching protein GlgB → MNKTKVYSLFTALDITLFKSGKHYNLYEKFGAHLVTHDAEEGVYFAVWAPSAKTVSVIGDFNLWDDAQHVLNVRWDASGIWEGFIPEAKKGMRYKYKIVSNNAGVVTEKIDPYALYFEKSPNTAAIIWDISDYQWKDKQWLGYRKDKNALDKPYSVYEIHLDSWRKNEDGKSLTYNTFAKQLVDYVKEMNFTHVEFMPIMEYPYNPSWGYQLVGYFAPTSRFGNPQEFMQLIDAFHQNDIGVILDWVPSHFPSDAHGLGFFDGTHLYEHPDTKKGYHPDWKSLIFNYERNEVRSFLISNALFWLEYYHIDGLRVDAVASMIYLDYSREHGEWDPNEFGGNENLAAVSFLKEFNEAVYSRYDDVQTIAEESTAFPAVTKPVSAGGLGFGMKWMMGWMHDTLHYFARDPIYRQHHQNEITFSLAYAFTENFMLPLSHDEVVYGKHSILGRLPGDEWQRFANLRLLYTYMFTHPGTKLLFMGNEFGQYEEWNFQKSLDWNLLEYLPHIGIKNHVKALNAFYKSNPALYEKGFSVDGFEWINHDDAQNSVISYIRKGHDPENDIIVVCNFTPNTYKKYKIGVLKKGSLIEVFNSDAEGFGGSNTLNTKPIKTTKLSWNNLPFSAEIMVPPLAATLFKYE, encoded by the coding sequence ATGAACAAAACGAAAGTATATAGTCTTTTTACAGCGTTGGATATTACGCTTTTCAAATCTGGAAAGCATTATAATTTATACGAAAAATTTGGAGCACATCTTGTAACGCACGACGCTGAAGAAGGTGTTTATTTTGCTGTTTGGGCACCTTCTGCAAAAACGGTTTCTGTTATTGGTGATTTTAATTTGTGGGATGACGCGCAGCATGTTTTAAATGTGCGCTGGGATGCCTCAGGCATCTGGGAAGGCTTTATTCCTGAGGCCAAAAAAGGCATGCGCTATAAGTACAAAATTGTATCAAATAACGCTGGTGTTGTAACCGAAAAAATAGATCCGTATGCACTGTATTTTGAAAAATCACCAAATACAGCCGCGATAATCTGGGACATTTCAGACTATCAATGGAAAGACAAACAGTGGCTTGGCTACCGGAAAGATAAAAACGCCCTTGACAAGCCATATTCTGTCTATGAAATTCATTTAGATTCTTGGCGTAAAAATGAGGATGGAAAAAGCCTCACTTATAATACGTTTGCCAAACAATTAGTAGACTATGTAAAAGAAATGAATTTTACGCATGTAGAATTTATGCCTATTATGGAATATCCTTACAATCCCTCTTGGGGATACCAATTGGTAGGCTACTTTGCACCAACGTCTCGCTTTGGAAATCCACAAGAGTTTATGCAACTTATCGATGCTTTTCATCAAAATGATATTGGTGTGATTTTAGATTGGGTGCCTTCTCATTTTCCATCTGATGCGCACGGTTTAGGCTTTTTTGATGGCACCCATTTATATGAACATCCAGATACAAAAAAAGGCTATCACCCCGATTGGAAAAGCCTTATTTTTAATTATGAACGTAATGAAGTCCGTTCCTTTTTAATAAGTAACGCACTGTTTTGGCTAGAATATTATCATATTGATGGTTTACGCGTAGACGCTGTAGCTTCTATGATTTATTTAGATTATTCAAGAGAACATGGCGAATGGGATCCCAATGAATTTGGGGGGAACGAAAATTTGGCTGCTGTTTCCTTTTTAAAAGAATTTAACGAAGCTGTTTATAGTCGTTATGACGACGTTCAAACCATTGCGGAAGAATCTACAGCATTTCCTGCAGTGACAAAACCAGTAAGTGCAGGCGGTTTAGGTTTTGGCATGAAATGGATGATGGGCTGGATGCATGATACACTCCACTATTTTGCTCGAGATCCCATTTACAGACAACACCATCAAAATGAAATTACGTTTAGCTTAGCCTATGCATTTACTGAAAATTTTATGCTCCCTTTGTCGCATGACGAAGTGGTTTATGGTAAGCATTCAATCTTAGGAAGACTGCCCGGAGATGAGTGGCAACGTTTTGCAAACTTAAGATTGCTTTACACCTATATGTTTACACATCCTGGTACAAAATTGCTCTTTATGGGTAATGAATTTGGGCAGTATGAGGAATGGAATTTTCAAAAGAGTTTAGACTGGAATTTATTGGAGTATTTACCACATATTGGGATAAAAAACCATGTGAAAGCGCTCAATGCTTTTTATAAAAGCAACCCAGCACTTTATGAAAAAGGATTTAGTGTAGACGGTTTTGAATGGATAAACCACGACGATGCTCAAAACAGTGTGATTTCATATATTAGAAAAGGGCATGACCCAGAAAACGATATCATTGTGGTCTGTAATTTCACACCAAATACCTATAAAAAATATAAAATAGGCGTATTAAAAAAAGGAAGTCTTATCGAGGTTTTTAATAGTGATGCTGAAGGGTTTGGTGGGAGCAATACCTTAAATACGAAACCCATTAAAACAACAAAATTAAGCTGGAATAACCTGCCGTTTTCTGCCGAAATTATGGTTCCGCCACTTGCAGCAACCCTATTCAAGTATGAATAA
- a CDS encoding glycoside hydrolase family 31 protein — translation MITNTELEKKGNQFPSKVISYSKNIDVLHFKTENNVALQITVIRDSVLRFRYSTDLSFEKDFSYAITRYGGRGYNHLEITEDEKQYTVTTQKLICKVNKSDLKITLYDAKDNSLINQDELGFHWEESYEFGGAVVKMSKTAQDGESYYGLGDKPEHLNLKGKRFQNWVTDSYAYGKQTDPIYKAIPFFTGLHHGKSYGVFFDNTFHSYFDFAHERKNVTSFWAQGGEMNYYFIYGPEMTDVVESYTDLTGKPHQLPALWALGYHQCKWSYYPESKVKEVANKFRELKIPCDAIYLDIDYMDGFRCFTWNKEYFPDPKRMVQELLADGFKTIVIIDPGIKIDLNYSVFKEGLDNDYFCKRADGPYMKGKVWPGDCYFPDFTKPEVRDWWSGLFKELIEDIGVKGVWNDMNEPAVMEVPNKTFPNDVRHDYDGNPCSHRKAHNIYGMQMVRATYHGLKKYSYPKRPFAITRAAYSGTQRYTSSWTGDNIATWEHLWIANVQAQRMALSGFSFIGSDIGGFAEQPNGELYARWIQLGVFHPFCRTHSSGDHGEQEPWMFGDEITNVVRKFIELRYQLLPYLYTSFWHYLNQGTPMLKSLVLYDQHDIQTHYRTDEFIFGKQILVCPILESNSLGRRLYVPKGIWYDYWKNESFEGGKEVWVDARLDSMPIFVKAGAIIPKYPIQQYVGELEVDQVTLDVYYKKGKENSDLYDDAHDGYDYTKGRYSLRTFKLTGKSKELIIQQHKSGSYVSPYKTFKLNLIGLPFEIKKIEIDNVEVLYKDIKFTKDNAMIIDKRFTELHIM, via the coding sequence ATGATTACAAATACAGAGCTTGAAAAAAAAGGCAATCAGTTTCCTTCAAAAGTAATTTCTTATTCAAAAAATATTGATGTACTCCACTTTAAAACAGAAAACAATGTAGCACTTCAAATTACGGTAATTCGCGATAGTGTTTTACGTTTTAGATATTCAACAGATTTAAGTTTTGAAAAAGATTTTTCTTATGCCATAACGCGCTATGGAGGTCGGGGGTACAATCATCTGGAAATTACTGAAGACGAAAAACAGTATACCGTCACCACTCAGAAATTAATTTGTAAAGTGAATAAGTCTGATTTAAAAATTACACTTTACGATGCTAAAGATAACAGTTTAATTAATCAAGACGAGTTAGGTTTTCACTGGGAAGAAAGTTATGAATTTGGAGGTGCCGTCGTAAAAATGAGTAAAACTGCTCAAGATGGTGAGAGTTATTATGGATTAGGTGATAAGCCTGAGCACTTAAACTTAAAAGGAAAGCGCTTTCAAAATTGGGTAACCGATTCTTATGCTTATGGTAAGCAAACAGACCCTATTTATAAGGCCATCCCTTTCTTTACAGGGTTACATCATGGCAAATCTTATGGTGTTTTCTTTGATAATACCTTTCATTCCTATTTTGATTTTGCACACGAACGTAAAAATGTAACCAGTTTTTGGGCGCAAGGTGGCGAAATGAATTACTACTTTATTTATGGTCCAGAAATGACAGATGTTGTTGAAAGCTATACCGATTTAACAGGAAAACCGCATCAATTACCAGCGCTTTGGGCCTTGGGCTACCACCAGTGTAAATGGAGTTATTATCCAGAATCTAAAGTAAAAGAGGTTGCTAATAAATTTAGAGAACTAAAAATCCCTTGTGATGCTATTTATTTAGATATCGACTATATGGACGGTTTTAGGTGCTTTACTTGGAATAAAGAGTATTTTCCAGATCCAAAACGTATGGTTCAGGAGTTGTTAGCGGATGGTTTTAAAACCATAGTCATTATTGATCCAGGGATTAAAATTGATTTAAATTACAGTGTCTTTAAAGAAGGTTTAGACAATGACTATTTCTGTAAGCGTGCTGATGGTCCATATATGAAGGGCAAAGTGTGGCCTGGAGACTGTTATTTTCCTGATTTTACAAAACCAGAAGTACGGGATTGGTGGTCTGGATTGTTCAAAGAATTAATTGAAGATATTGGTGTAAAAGGGGTATGGAATGATATGAATGAACCTGCGGTCATGGAAGTCCCTAATAAAACATTTCCAAACGACGTAAGGCACGATTACGATGGCAACCCATGTAGCCATAGAAAAGCACATAACATTTATGGGATGCAAATGGTTCGTGCTACCTATCATGGCTTAAAAAAATACTCGTATCCAAAACGTCCCTTTGCCATAACGCGTGCCGCTTATTCTGGTACACAACGTTATACTTCTTCTTGGACTGGTGACAATATAGCCACCTGGGAGCACTTATGGATTGCAAATGTGCAAGCACAGCGTATGGCCTTGTCCGGCTTTTCGTTTATTGGAAGTGATATTGGCGGTTTTGCAGAGCAACCCAATGGGGAGCTTTACGCGCGCTGGATTCAACTAGGTGTGTTTCATCCTTTTTGTCGTACACACTCTTCGGGAGATCATGGCGAACAAGAACCTTGGATGTTTGGTGATGAGATTACAAACGTGGTAAGAAAATTTATAGAATTGCGTTACCAATTATTACCCTATTTATACACCTCGTTCTGGCATTATTTGAATCAAGGCACGCCCATGCTAAAATCACTGGTGCTTTACGATCAGCATGACATACAAACCCACTATAGAACAGACGAGTTTATCTTTGGTAAACAAATACTTGTGTGCCCTATTTTGGAATCAAATTCTCTAGGTAGACGACTCTATGTCCCAAAGGGAATTTGGTACGATTACTGGAAAAATGAATCTTTTGAAGGCGGAAAAGAAGTTTGGGTGGATGCAAGATTAGACAGCATGCCTATTTTTGTAAAAGCTGGTGCTATCATTCCTAAGTACCCTATTCAACAGTATGTTGGCGAGCTTGAGGTAGACCAGGTGACTTTAGATGTTTATTATAAAAAGGGGAAAGAAAATTCAGACTTGTATGATGATGCCCACGATGGTTACGATTATACAAAAGGACGCTATAGCTTACGTACTTTTAAATTAACAGGAAAATCTAAGGAGTTAATTATTCAGCAACATAAATCTGGATCCTATGTTTCGCCTTATAAAACCTTTAAATTAAATTTAATTGGATTGCCTTTTGAAATTAAAAAGATTGAAATTGACAACGTTGAGGTGCTCTACAAAGACATTAAGTTCACAAAAGATAATGCAATGATTATTGATAAACGTTTTACTGAACTACATATTATGTAA
- a CDS encoding sodium:proton antiporter — protein sequence MLELGGIIILGILAQWVAWKLKIPAILPLILIGLLVGPIAAEFLSEDGTKWIEPIWNGEEGLFPGESLFYFVSLAISIILFEGGLTLRMGEIKNLGPVITKLISVGSLITFFAAAVTAHFTFNLSWKISFLFSALIIVTGPTVITPILRNIPLTKNVSAVLKWEGILIDPIGALVAVLVFEFISVDAGGEFTKTALIEFSKIILFGATFGFTFAHALNIILNRKLVPHYLMNVFTLASVLGVFVLSDAFAHESGLLAVVVMGMVLGNSKSPYLKDLLYFKESLSVLLISILFILLAANINMEELYLIYNWKTVVLFAVIVFLIRPLGVFLSTHGSALKLNEKLFISWVGPRGIVAAGIASLFGLKLAREGVPGAEYITPLVFMIVLGTVLLNATTARLFAKLVGVFLTKSNGILIVGASKVSRLIGHYLETNGRHVVLIDSNPSNIAKAKELGLEALTTNIYSDTLMDNIELNDVGYLMALTGSNDINKYAINKFGKQFGENGSFRLVSVDEMRDEQNNPKEGLFSHTDDFTTLMNVTRKYPSIQEIELKDKSHYDDLIKTTNADKDIIPLFLKNTEGEILIISSYNTQVEDIKEGYHLVYLGKPLDVEKVETV from the coding sequence ATGTTAGAGTTAGGAGGCATTATCATTTTAGGAATCTTGGCACAGTGGGTCGCTTGGAAACTTAAAATCCCTGCCATTTTACCGTTAATTTTAATTGGACTATTAGTTGGCCCGATTGCTGCTGAATTTTTAAGTGAAGATGGTACTAAGTGGATAGAACCAATCTGGAACGGGGAGGAAGGTTTATTCCCCGGTGAAAGTTTGTTTTATTTTGTGTCGCTAGCGATTAGTATTATTCTTTTTGAGGGTGGTTTGACTCTAAGAATGGGAGAAATTAAAAATCTTGGTCCAGTAATTACAAAATTAATTTCTGTTGGCTCACTGATTACTTTTTTTGCAGCTGCGGTTACGGCTCATTTTACCTTTAACTTAAGTTGGAAGATTTCATTTTTATTCTCAGCATTAATTATTGTTACAGGACCAACCGTTATTACGCCTATTTTAAGAAATATTCCATTAACAAAAAATGTGTCTGCTGTATTAAAATGGGAAGGGATTCTAATTGATCCCATCGGCGCATTAGTTGCGGTCTTAGTTTTTGAGTTTATAAGTGTCGATGCTGGTGGAGAGTTTACGAAAACAGCTTTGATTGAATTTAGTAAAATCATATTATTTGGCGCTACTTTTGGCTTTACTTTTGCGCATGCACTAAATATAATATTGAACAGAAAATTAGTACCACATTATTTAATGAATGTCTTTACTTTAGCATCTGTTTTAGGTGTTTTTGTTTTATCAGACGCATTTGCACATGAATCTGGATTACTGGCTGTTGTTGTAATGGGTATGGTTTTGGGTAATTCGAAATCGCCATATTTAAAAGACCTACTTTACTTTAAGGAATCATTAAGCGTACTCCTTATTTCTATTCTTTTTATATTGTTGGCGGCCAATATTAATATGGAAGAGCTGTATCTTATTTACAATTGGAAAACAGTCGTTTTATTTGCCGTTATTGTTTTTTTAATAAGGCCTTTGGGTGTCTTTTTAAGCACGCATGGCTCCGCTTTAAAACTCAACGAAAAACTCTTTATAAGTTGGGTGGGACCAAGAGGTATTGTTGCAGCGGGTATTGCTTCTCTTTTTGGGTTAAAATTAGCAAGAGAAGGTGTGCCGGGCGCAGAGTATATCACCCCTTTGGTCTTTATGATTGTGCTGGGAACAGTTTTACTAAATGCAACTACAGCACGATTATTCGCTAAATTAGTTGGTGTGTTTTTAACCAAATCTAATGGCATCCTAATTGTAGGTGCTTCTAAAGTTTCGCGATTAATTGGACATTATTTAGAAACTAACGGAAGACACGTTGTCTTAATTGATAGTAACCCAAGTAATATCGCCAAAGCGAAAGAGCTAGGTCTTGAAGCGCTTACCACGAATATTTATTCTGATACTTTGATGGATAATATTGAATTAAATGATGTTGGTTATTTAATGGCTTTAACAGGAAGTAACGATATTAATAAATATGCGATTAATAAATTTGGTAAGCAATTTGGAGAAAATGGCTCCTTTAGATTGGTTAGTGTAGATGAAATGCGTGATGAACAAAACAACCCGAAAGAAGGGCTGTTTTCCCATACCGATGATTTTACAACCTTAATGAATGTGACACGAAAATACCCAAGCATTCAGGAAATCGAACTTAAAGATAAATCGCACTATGATGATTTGATAAAAACAACAAATGCCGATAAGGATATTATACCTTTATTTTTAAAAAATACAGAAGGAGAGATTTTAATTATTTCTTCTTACAATACTCAGGTTGAAGATATTAAAGAAGGGTATCACTTAGTTTATTTGGGTAAGCCATTAGATGTAGAAAAAGTTGAAACCGTTTAA
- a CDS encoding universal stress protein — translation MSLKPFKSIGIGVAFSPNLKPNLYEAARLSLYLDAKLVLIHVGAESEDKIKTLKIILNTFKKDNLDYEVVFKTGNPVDVILSASIEKNIDLLVIGAAKREKFLTYYVGSIARKITRQATCSLLLLINPSVDRIPCKHIVVNGLKDPKTERTIATAFYIASKLKSEKLTIVEEINQNEIAVKVEDDKSLRKATILKERLRNRERSRINHIIEDIPKEYTENIAIKSQPIFGTQGYSIGHYAQIKRADLLIMNAPTKMTFWDRLFPHDIEHILTELPTDVLIIQ, via the coding sequence GTGTCTTTAAAACCATTTAAAAGTATAGGAATAGGTGTCGCTTTTTCACCAAATTTAAAACCGAATTTATATGAAGCTGCTAGACTGTCTTTATATCTAGATGCTAAATTGGTACTTATTCATGTTGGAGCGGAATCTGAAGACAAAATAAAGACACTAAAAATTATTTTAAATACGTTTAAAAAAGATAATCTTGACTATGAAGTTGTTTTCAAGACAGGGAATCCGGTTGATGTTATTTTAAGTGCTTCAATAGAAAAAAACATAGATCTATTAGTTATTGGTGCAGCAAAACGTGAAAAATTCCTAACCTATTATGTGGGGTCTATTGCTCGTAAAATAACAAGACAGGCAACCTGTTCATTGCTGCTATTAATCAATCCATCAGTAGACCGTATACCTTGCAAACACATTGTGGTTAACGGATTGAAAGACCCAAAAACCGAAAGAACCATAGCTACTGCTTTTTACATTGCTTCAAAACTAAAGTCTGAAAAGCTTACCATAGTTGAAGAAATTAATCAAAACGAAATCGCAGTAAAAGTTGAAGATGATAAATCTTTACGAAAAGCAACCATTTTAAAAGAACGTTTACGTAATCGTGAGCGTTCCAGAATCAATCATATTATAGAAGATATTCCAAAGGAATATACCGAAAATATAGCAATTAAATCGCAACCTATTTTTGGAACACAAGGCTATTCTATTGGTCATTACGCACAAATTAAGCGCGCCGATTTATTAATAATGAATGCCCCAACAAAAATGACCTTTTGGGACCGATTATTTCCACATGATATAGAGCATATCTTAACCGAGCTACCAACCGATGTTTTAATTATTCAATGA
- a CDS encoding SulP family inorganic anion transporter, whose amino-acid sequence MSPKKNNIKAFFTMLPRNIFSGFVVSLIALPLGLGLAMASDAPPISGVIAAVVGGVVVSILGGSHVTISGPGNGLVGVLLVAIATLGLESAFAAIICSGILLLILGFLRLGTLANFFPSSAIQGMLAAIGLIILGKQFHIMLAHRIKRENTIDYLFEIPFTINDAIHYNKTALIYAALAGVISFLIMSFYSKIRNKYLQLIPAPMWIVLLSIGFSYYFQFIVHENNPIDRAYMISGIPEFSEIILQIPAVDFSKVGTLPFWISVLALTLIASIESLLSIKAVDKLDPEKRRSNVNRDLKALGLATVGSGFLGGLNVVTVIARSSVNVNNGGSNRSSNFFHAAFLVIFIVLFSTQLTRIPLPALMAILVYTGYKLASPENIKKIFKVGREQLIIFFVTLIVTLKIGLISGITSGVLVTFIIHVFINKSVALFARNLLKPNVLMFQEDGNYYVSVKHFCSFLNFFKLKEKLDAVPETEDLIVDFSLCPFVDHTVMENLNNYQELFSKRGGHFEVLGLDLHDTDSKHPFALRRLLPVPNVIKKSLTRRQTTIEEFAEDYAINYDAIKKRETRFLDDFLFFRTKKINYIYNQLTSENGALNTFDIEFSEGEFIAKEEIRSTMLHIKLNKDIPEFTLDREGFLEKVYAFAGFKDIPIENHSDFSRRFYLLGEDTQAIQTFFTDEITHFFESNPYYHVESNGNDLLIFGRERLASIKEIKALYDFGKRLKAIVS is encoded by the coding sequence ATGAGTCCAAAAAAGAATAACATAAAAGCATTTTTTACAATGCTGCCTAGAAATATTTTTTCTGGTTTCGTTGTAAGTCTTATCGCTCTACCCCTAGGTTTAGGCTTAGCAATGGCTAGTGATGCGCCTCCAATTTCTGGAGTAATCGCAGCCGTAGTTGGAGGTGTGGTAGTCTCTATTTTAGGTGGAAGTCACGTTACTATCTCTGGACCAGGAAACGGATTGGTTGGTGTACTTTTAGTAGCCATCGCCACTTTAGGCTTAGAAAGTGCTTTCGCCGCCATCATTTGTTCTGGAATACTGCTTTTAATATTAGGCTTTTTACGTTTAGGAACCTTAGCCAATTTCTTTCCGTCAAGTGCCATACAAGGGATGTTAGCCGCCATTGGTCTTATCATTTTAGGGAAACAATTTCACATCATGTTAGCGCATAGAATAAAACGTGAGAATACCATAGATTATCTTTTCGAGATTCCCTTTACTATAAACGACGCCATCCATTACAACAAAACAGCACTAATTTATGCCGCATTAGCTGGTGTTATCAGTTTTCTAATTATGAGTTTTTACTCTAAAATTAGAAACAAGTATTTGCAGTTAATTCCTGCGCCAATGTGGATTGTTTTACTCTCTATTGGTTTTAGTTATTATTTTCAGTTTATAGTGCATGAAAACAACCCTATTGACAGAGCATATATGATTTCTGGAATCCCTGAATTTTCAGAAATTATATTACAAATACCAGCGGTAGACTTTAGTAAAGTCGGCACTTTACCCTTTTGGATAAGCGTTTTAGCGCTCACCTTGATAGCAAGTATCGAATCGCTTTTAAGTATAAAAGCCGTCGATAAATTAGATCCTGAAAAACGACGTAGTAATGTTAACAGAGATCTAAAAGCCCTTGGTTTAGCAACTGTTGGGAGTGGTTTTTTGGGGGGTTTAAACGTAGTAACGGTTATTGCCCGAAGTTCTGTAAATGTTAATAACGGGGGTAGCAATCGTTCTTCTAACTTTTTTCATGCGGCATTTTTAGTGATTTTCATCGTTCTATTTAGCACGCAATTAACGCGTATTCCATTACCAGCTTTAATGGCTATTTTGGTATATACGGGTTACAAACTCGCCTCCCCAGAGAACATAAAAAAGATTTTTAAAGTAGGTAGGGAACAACTCATTATCTTTTTTGTTACCCTTATTGTTACCCTTAAAATTGGTTTAATATCTGGTATTACATCGGGTGTTTTAGTCACTTTTATCATTCATGTTTTTATCAATAAAAGTGTTGCGCTTTTTGCTAGAAACCTATTAAAGCCAAATGTTTTAATGTTTCAGGAAGACGGCAATTATTATGTAAGTGTTAAACACTTTTGTAGTTTTTTAAACTTTTTTAAACTAAAAGAAAAATTAGATGCTGTTCCTGAAACGGAAGATCTTATTGTTGATTTTTCACTCTGTCCGTTTGTAGATCACACCGTTATGGAAAACCTGAATAATTATCAAGAATTATTTAGTAAACGCGGCGGTCATTTTGAAGTGTTAGGTCTCGATTTGCACGACACAGACTCTAAACACCCTTTTGCACTTAGGCGTTTATTACCGGTGCCAAATGTGATTAAAAAGAGCTTAACACGAAGACAAACCACTATTGAAGAGTTTGCAGAAGATTATGCTATAAATTACGACGCTATAAAAAAGAGAGAGACCCGTTTTCTGGATGATTTTTTATTTTTCAGAACTAAGAAAATAAATTATATCTACAATCAACTCACCAGTGAAAATGGAGCGCTAAACACCTTTGATATTGAGTTTTCTGAAGGCGAATTTATAGCCAAAGAAGAAATTCGCTCGACCATGCTTCATATTAAACTTAATAAAGATATTCCTGAGTTTACATTAGATCGTGAAGGCTTTTTAGAAAAAGTCTATGCTTTTGCCGGCTTTAAAGATATTCCTATTGAAAATCATAGCGATTTCTCAAGACGCTTCTATTTGTTAGGTGAAGACACTCAGGCGATTCAAACTTTTTTTACAGATGAAATCACCCACTTCTTTGAAAGCAATCCTTACTATCATGTAGAATCTAATGGGAACGATTTACTTATTTTTGGTCGCGAACGATTAGCTAGTATTAAAGAAATAAAAGCGCTTTATGATTTTGGGAAACGTTTAAAAGCTATTGTTTCTTAA